One Setaria viridis chromosome 5, Setaria_viridis_v4.0, whole genome shotgun sequence genomic region harbors:
- the LOC117856087 gene encoding DENN domain and WD repeat-containing protein SCD1: MGSSSRIFEYFVVCGLGPEIRALDGAKGFHGVEDMYMPAFLEQFPPSNHALYPPPPPQLPTCVLPAGVRIYSSGLDTDDISTYPRSYPIVLTEGDGSKIYVSCIAFRDPICEDIIEAYQIPANSFADKCICLVSHSPSFQVLRDALEEIFVLCFSPAGCSKPLWDIISHMVSHVTLPTPGKNRVLFSIENCLLSAEAPPKDWLPHADISFQPLVQCLDVDKLILLFTAVLLERRILLRSNKYTLLTLVSEAICHLIYPIRWQHVYIPIIFSSGVDYIDAPTPYMMGLHSGVDTSAVTMDGVVVVDLEYNRITTTEEIPPIPETEHSFLRGEILKLLQPNVMGIDYMKINLGSMSDHSLRSGTKPWGQEHDFQLRLIFLRFFAQILSGYRNFIDTASTTGFNSQAFLKKRSRATNQPVESMSMIMQFLETQGFLDYLERCNSAEENANNLLDKLQDATGRGQNPLSIFPSEAADPEIVTIADPETEGSEPGNRHCYKRFPANARTEEQEEKRKQILALASGASKQVPSSPIRVNGASKAESLSPRERAAERERMVLDIKVKLQGLWLRLLRLGATEDPLSSFEYGTILALIESDAEGIGGSGFVECIREHIHSGWQCRLTDEQFIAVKELLKTAITRANSRNDLATIRDALEVSAEMYRKDPNNVQDYVQRHLLSLSVWEELRFWDGYFEYLMENCSNKSANYITLVTAQLIVMATHMAGLGLPDIDSWNMIEKIAERNNLGYKQLIKLRALLTHLQQLRIGYWGVATGKSQPLQSYGMASPHAIDVSDESQQPAEASGLGRSWVHSMFSRDRSLRTSSFNRANDASTVSTTGKTDMSAPQKKTQTNMRTLRGHTGAITALHCVTRKEVWDLVGDREDAGFFISGSTDCTVKIWDPSLRGSELRATLKGHTRTIRTISSDRGKIVSGADDQSVIVWDKQTFNLLEELKGHEAPVSSVRMLSGERVLTASHDGTVKMWDVRTDTCVATVGRCQSAVLCMEYDDSTGILAAAGRDVMAHVWDIRSSKQMFKLQGHTKWIRSMRMTGETIITGSDDWTARVWSLNRGTCDAVLACHAGPILCVEYSPSDKGIITGSSDGLIRFWENEGGIKCVKNLTLHTASVLSISAGDHWLGIGAADNSMSLFHRPQERFGGFSNAGSKVAGWQLYRTPQKTAAVVRCIASDLDRKRICSGGRNGLLRLWDATTSI; encoded by the exons atggggtCGTCGTCGCGGATCTTCGAGTATTTCGTGGTGTGCGGGCTGGGGCCGGAGATCCGGGCGCTGGACGGCGCCAAGGGCTTCCACGGCGTCGAGGACATGTACATGCCGGCCTTCCTCGAGCAGTTCCCGCCCTCCAACCACGCGCTGtaccctcccccgccgccgcagctccccACC TGTGTTTTGCCAGCAGGAGTAAGAATATATTCTTCAGGGCTGGACACGGATGATATCTCAACCTATCCACGTAGTTATCCTATAGTTTTGACAG AGGGAGATGGTTCAAAAATTTATGTCAGTTGTATTGCATTTCGGGATCCTATTTGTGAAGATATTATTGAAGCTTACCAGATTCCGGCAAACTCTTTTGCTGATAAATGCATATGCCTTGTGTCTCATTCTCCTAGTTTCCAAGTCCTTCGTGATGCCCTAGAGGAAATATTTGTTCTTTGTTTTTCTCCGGCAGGGTGTAG CAAGCCTTTGTGGGACAtaatatctcatatggtgtcacATGTGACATTACCAACACCAGGAAAGAATCGTGTCTTATTTTCCATTGAGAATTGCCTTCTTTCTGCGGAAGCTCCTCCAAAAGACTGGCTTCCCCACGCTGAT ATATCATTCCAGCCATTGGTGCAGTGCCTGGATGTTGATAAACTAATACTTCTCTTTACTGCTGTCCTGCTTGAAAGACGAATATTGCTGCGATCAAATAA GTATACCCTGTTGACTCTAGTTTCAGAAGCTATTTGCCATTTAATATACCCAATTAGGTGGCAG CATGTTTATATTCCAATAATATTCTCCAGTGGGGTTGACTACATTGATGCTCCGACACCATACATGATGGGACTTCATTCTGGTGTTGACACGTCCGCAGTGACAATGGATGGT GTAGTGGTGGTAGATCTTGAATACAACCGGATAACGACAACGGAAGAAATTCCTCCAATACCAGAAACTGAACATAGTTTCTTGCGTGGTGAGATATTAAAATTGCTACAACCCAATGTCATGGGTATTGATTACATGAAAATCAATCTTGGCAGTATGAGTGATCATTCTTTAAGGTCTGGCACAAAACCATGGGGCCAGGAGCATGATTTCCAACTTAG GCTGATATTTTTGAGATTCTTTGCACAGATTTTGAGTGGTTACCGTAACTTCATT GATACTGCATCAACAACCGGTTTCAATTCTCAAGCATTTCTTAAAAAGCGTTCTAGAGCAACTAATCAGCCTGTCGAGTCCATGTCAATG ATTATGCAGTTTTTAGAGACTCAAGGGTTCTTGGATTATCTGGAGAGATGCAACAGCGCAGAAGAAAATGCCAACAACCTTCTTGATAAGTTGCAGGATGCAACCGGAAGAGGACAAAACCCTCTAAGCATCTTTCCTTCTGAAGCTGCTGATCCTGAGATTGTAACAATAGCTGATCCTGAGACTGAAGGTTCAG AACCAGGCAATAGACACTGTTACAAAAGGTTTCCAGCAAATGCAAGAacagaagaacaagaagaaaaacGCAAGCAGATACTGGCGTTAGCTAGTGGGGCTAGTAAGCAAGTACCAAG TTCTCCTATCCGAGTAAACGGGGCTTCAAAGGCAGAAAGTCTGAGTCCAAGAGAGAGGGCG GCTGAGAGAGAAAGGATGGTTCTGGATATAAAAGTAAAGCTCCAG GGACTCTGGCTTCGTCTTCTGAGACTTGGGGCAACTGAGGATCCTCTCTCATCTTTTGAATATGGCACCATCCTAG CCTTGATTGAGTCTGATGCAGAAGGCATTGGGGGAAGTGGCTTTGTTGAATGCATCAGAGAGCATATTCATTCG GGCTGGCAATGCCGCTTGACTGACGAGCAGTTTATTGCTGTAAAAGAACTG CTTAAGACGGCTATAACTCGTGCCAACTCCCGCAACGACCTGGCAACCATTAGAGATGCTCTTGAAGTTTCTGCCGAAATGTACAGGAAGGACCCAAATAATGTTCAAGACTACGTTCAGCGTCATCTATTATCTTTGTCAGTATGGGAGGAGCTTCG CTTCTGGGATGGCTACTTTGAATATTTGATGGAAAATTGTTCAAACAA GTCAGCAAATTACATAACATTAGTTACTGCACAGCTCATTGTCATGGCAACTCACATG GCTGGATTGGGATTACCTGACATCGATTCTTGGAATATGATTGAGAAAATAGCCGAGAGAAATAACTTGGGTTATAAGCAGCTT ATCAAACTTAGAGCATTGCTCACACATCTGCAACAACTCCGTATTGGCTATTGGGGGGTTGCTACAGGGAAAAGTCAGCCACTGCAGTCATATGGCATGGCTTCACCTCATGCCATTGATGTGTCTGATGAAAGCCAACAACCTGCTGAAGCATCTGGGTTAGGGCGAAGTTGGGTGCATAGTATGTTCAGCAGAGACAGAAGTTTAAGAACCAGCTCTTTCAACCGAGCAA ATGATGCAAGTACTGTTTCTACTACGGGCAAAACTGACATGTCTGCTCCACAAAAGAAAACTCAAACAAATATGAGGACCCTTAGAGGACATACAGGTGCTATTACTGCTCTTCATTGTGTAACAAGAAAGGAGGTCTGGGATCTTGTTGGTGATCGTGAAGATGCTGGCTTTTTCATCAGTGGAAGCACAGATTGCACG gtaaaaatttgggatccaagTTTGCGTGGCTCTGAACTTCGAGCAACACTTAAAGGGCATACGAG AACAATTCGTACAATCAGTTCAGATCGTGGTAAAATAGTTTCTGGAGCTGATGATCAGTCTGTTATTGTCTGGGATAAGCAGACTTTTAACCTTCTGGAAGAGCTTAAGGGCCATGAGGCACCG GTTAGTTCAGTCCGGATGCTCTCAGGAGAACGTGTCCTTACTGCATCACATGATGGTACTGTGAAGATGTGGGATGTCCGGACTGATACTTGTGTTGCTACCGTGGGTCGTTGTCAAAGTGCTGTTCTCTGTATGGAGTATGATGATTCCACTGGAATTCTGGCAGCTGCTGGAAGAGATGT AATGGCGCATGTCTGGGACATTCGCTCCAGCAAGCAGATGTTCAAGCTTCAAGGGCATACAAAGTGGATAAG ATCAATGAGGATGACTGGAGAAACCATAATAACGGGGAGTGATGATTGGACTGCTAGAGTGTGGTCCCTTAACCGGGGAACATGCGATGCAGTGTTAGCATGCCATGCAGGTCCCATACTCTGTGTTGAATACTCACCTTCAGATAAAGGAATTATCACTG GTTCCTCTGATGGGCTCATACGATTTTGGGAAAATGAAG